From the genome of Candidatus Electrothrix communis, one region includes:
- a CDS encoding ABC transporter ATP-binding protein yields the protein MKNAAVQIRDLSYSYDDIPVLTDVHLDIFPGDSASIVGPNGGGKTTLIKVILGLVSPNQGTVLVYGNQPEQERTRISYVPQHARYDPNFPISVLEVVCMGRIGNSLSGRYTRHDKEVALEALHAVNLAHLTQRSFSALSGGQRQRVLIARALAAEGDILILDEPTASLDNRSEEQLFTLLAELNKNMIILMVTHEIGVSPSFFQRVICVNNQVYVHPTSELTGELLRDMYGGDLRMIRHDHRCGTGGHEHD from the coding sequence ATGAAAAATGCTGCTGTCCAGATCAGAGACCTCAGTTATTCGTATGATGACATTCCGGTACTCACCGATGTTCATCTGGATATTTTCCCTGGGGATTCCGCTTCTATTGTCGGACCCAACGGCGGCGGCAAGACCACGCTGATTAAAGTAATCCTCGGCCTGGTGAGTCCGAACCAGGGCACTGTCCTCGTCTATGGCAACCAGCCGGAGCAGGAGCGCACCCGGATAAGTTATGTCCCTCAGCATGCCCGCTATGATCCCAATTTCCCCATCTCTGTCCTGGAGGTGGTTTGCATGGGACGAATCGGCAACTCCCTTAGCGGTCGTTATACCCGTCATGACAAGGAAGTTGCCCTGGAGGCCCTGCATGCCGTCAATCTGGCTCACCTGACCCAACGCTCTTTTTCCGCTCTCTCTGGAGGGCAACGACAGCGAGTGCTCATTGCCCGCGCCTTGGCTGCGGAAGGCGATATCCTCATCCTTGACGAGCCAACCGCCAGCCTGGATAACCGCTCAGAAGAACAGCTCTTTACGCTGCTGGCTGAACTCAATAAAAATATGATCATCCTCATGGTGACCCATGAAATAGGCGTATCCCCCAGTTTTTTTCAACGAGTGATCTGCGTTAATAACCAGGTCTATGTCCACCCGACCAGCGAGCTGACCGGTGAGCTGCTCCGCGACATGTACGGCGGTGATTTACGTATGATTCGCCATGACCATCGTTGCGGTACCGGAGGACACGAGCATGACTGA
- a CDS encoding zinc ABC transporter substrate-binding protein: MQAKARTFFFLSCFFLLSTAMLPANLPAKTVPLPVFVSIGPQKWIVEQLGGDFVSTQVLLDKGQEPHTYQPSPEKMTALFRSRLYFTVGMPFEQEIARKINSHKNKDTVLRLIDVTTGIKKIPMVAHHHEADHEKHDRHGHEETEQPQEHADPHLWLDPRNVEKMASAMTEALTTADPKHAAAYQQNLQALKERLTLLHQELGQQLAPFQGATFFVFHPAFGYFAHAYGLHQEAVEIEGKAPSPKQLYALVKKAKADKVKILFVQPQFDRRNAQTVAQAIKGTLAGLDPLAEDIEQNLRQMAKAIQTALVPR, encoded by the coding sequence ATGCAAGCAAAAGCACGTACATTTTTTTTTCTGAGTTGTTTCTTCCTGCTCTCAACCGCAATGCTTCCGGCAAATCTTCCGGCAAAGACCGTACCCTTGCCCGTCTTTGTCTCCATTGGCCCGCAAAAATGGATAGTTGAGCAACTGGGTGGTGATTTCGTCAGTACCCAGGTTCTGTTGGATAAGGGACAGGAGCCGCATACCTACCAGCCAAGCCCAGAAAAAATGACCGCCTTATTTCGCTCCCGCCTCTATTTTACAGTGGGAATGCCCTTTGAACAGGAAATCGCGCGAAAAATAAACAGTCATAAAAATAAAGACACCGTCCTCCGGCTCATTGACGTGACAACGGGCATCAAAAAAATTCCTATGGTAGCCCATCACCATGAAGCAGATCATGAAAAACATGACCGACACGGACATGAGGAAACAGAGCAGCCCCAGGAACATGCAGACCCGCATCTCTGGCTCGATCCACGTAATGTAGAAAAAATGGCCTCGGCCATGACAGAGGCTCTGACAACAGCAGATCCAAAACATGCTGCTGCCTATCAACAGAATCTTCAAGCCCTCAAAGAACGGTTAACCCTGCTCCATCAAGAACTGGGGCAACAGCTCGCCCCGTTCCAAGGCGCAACCTTTTTCGTTTTTCATCCTGCATTCGGTTATTTTGCCCATGCCTACGGCCTGCATCAAGAGGCGGTGGAAATCGAAGGAAAGGCCCCTTCGCCCAAGCAGCTCTATGCCCTGGTTAAAAAGGCAAAGGCGGACAAGGTCAAAATTCTCTTTGTCCAACCCCAATTTGACCGGAGAAATGCCCAGACCGTGGCCCAAGCTATCAAGGGTACGCTTGCAGGACTGGATCCTTTGGCGGAAGATATCGAACAGAACCTCAGGCAAATGGCCAAGGCCATACAAACTGCGCTCGTGCCCCGATAG
- a CDS encoding mechanosensitive ion channel family protein: MDVSILPQAFTHWFSTTLPDLGQYQFGQRFTVICFYIILSKAADIIISRILLPVATRTSFDVDEHFARFIRRPSVLSVLLLGLLHAALLEPTFPSPWDTVLPNVIKTLILAVWWVSLIREITVMNENNTQWALRKFDKTRFYMLKNISRIILLFIGIIWALIIWEVNLTPLFASAGIVGIAIALAAKDTLANFFGGIALFTDAAYKVGDYIILGTGERGEVTELGIRSTKLKTRDDVMITVPNSIMSTTKIINQSAPEVSFRIRIDINVSYDSNLRTVEKTLLQVAEEHHALEKKPEPRVRVRSFGESSIFLQLLVWVEEPAQRGLQTHHLLKMIHIAFKEKGIEIPFPQRTLHFDRDFETDETDPDPGPNPVADLTRSPEPEPPPDEET, from the coding sequence ATGGACGTCAGTATCCTGCCCCAAGCCTTCACGCACTGGTTCAGCACCACCCTGCCTGACCTCGGCCAATATCAGTTCGGGCAACGCTTCACTGTTATCTGCTTTTATATCATTCTGAGCAAGGCGGCTGATATTATTATCAGCAGAATTCTACTTCCGGTTGCCACCCGAACCAGCTTTGATGTGGATGAACATTTTGCTCGCTTCATCCGTCGTCCGTCGGTCCTGTCTGTTCTTCTCCTCGGCCTCCTTCACGCCGCTCTCCTGGAACCGACATTTCCGTCGCCCTGGGACACCGTTCTTCCCAACGTGATCAAAACCCTGATTCTAGCGGTCTGGTGGGTCTCCCTGATTCGGGAGATTACGGTCATGAATGAGAATAATACCCAATGGGCTCTGCGGAAGTTCGACAAGACCAGGTTCTACATGCTGAAGAACATCTCGCGGATCATCCTCCTCTTTATCGGGATCATCTGGGCGCTGATTATCTGGGAAGTCAATCTGACCCCCCTGTTCGCTTCAGCCGGTATTGTCGGTATCGCCATTGCCTTGGCTGCCAAGGACACCCTGGCCAATTTCTTCGGCGGCATTGCTCTGTTCACCGATGCCGCCTATAAAGTAGGAGATTATATTATCCTCGGAACCGGAGAACGGGGCGAAGTGACGGAGCTAGGCATTCGTTCTACCAAACTCAAAACCAGGGATGACGTGATGATCACGGTACCCAATTCCATCATGTCCACCACCAAGATCATCAATCAATCCGCCCCGGAAGTCAGCTTTCGAATCCGTATTGATATCAACGTAAGTTACGACAGCAACCTACGAACGGTGGAAAAAACCCTGCTTCAGGTTGCAGAGGAGCATCATGCCCTGGAAAAAAAGCCGGAACCAAGGGTAAGAGTGCGCAGCTTCGGTGAATCATCCATTTTTCTCCAGCTTCTGGTTTGGGTGGAAGAACCTGCTCAGCGGGGGCTGCAAACCCATCATCTGCTCAAGATGATCCATATCGCTTTTAAAGAGAAGGGAATTGAGATACCCTTTCCCCAGCGTACCTTGCATTTTGACAGGGATTTTGAAACGGACGAAACAGATCCAGACCCCGGTCCGAACCCGGTCGCTGACCTTACCCGTTCTCCTGAACCCGAGCCTCCACCTGATGAAGAAACCTGA
- a CDS encoding Trm112 family protein: MKKELLEILACPQCKGKIELSKDKKALLCHTCQLSYAVRNGIPIMIIEEAEPLSSKQSA, encoded by the coding sequence ATGAAAAAAGAACTCCTTGAAATCCTCGCCTGCCCTCAATGCAAAGGCAAAATAGAGCTCAGCAAAGACAAAAAAGCCCTGCTCTGCCATACTTGCCAACTCTCTTATGCAGTTCGTAATGGTATCCCCATCATGATCATTGAAGAAGCCGAGCCCTTATCCTCGAAACAATCCGCCTGA
- a CDS encoding molybdopterin-binding protein — translation MKKRIPVDQAVGMVLPHDITEIVQGEFKGCAFKKGHILRLEDVEHLRRLGKEHIYALELSEGDIHENEAARLLAAALAGEGVEYSDKVNEGKASLRASYDGLLKIEKEALYRFNLLGEIMCSTLHTDTPVKKGEQVAATRLIPLVGERSLIEEAVAIATSVEPTKAGKKVVRVLPLKKVKAGLVVTGSEVYYGRIEDKFEAVLREKMTELGSEVVRVGFAPDDASRIAEEIRLCLEAGADLIITSGGMSVDPDDVTRTGIREAGAVDTVYGTPVLPGAMFLVGRIGDVPIFGLPACGMFHKITVFDLILPRILTGESIGREQFAAMGHGGLCRNCKHCQYPVCNFGK, via the coding sequence ATGAAAAAACGTATACCGGTAGATCAGGCCGTCGGTATGGTGCTGCCCCATGATATCACGGAGATTGTCCAGGGGGAATTTAAAGGATGTGCCTTTAAGAAAGGCCATATTCTCCGTCTTGAGGATGTGGAACATCTGCGCCGACTGGGCAAGGAACATATTTACGCCCTGGAGCTTTCAGAAGGGGATATCCATGAAAACGAGGCAGCCCGTTTGCTGGCTGCTGCTCTTGCCGGAGAGGGCGTGGAGTATTCAGATAAGGTGAATGAAGGTAAGGCTTCGCTTCGGGCCTCCTATGACGGCCTGCTCAAGATTGAGAAAGAGGCTCTGTATCGTTTCAACCTGCTGGGCGAGATCATGTGCTCCACCTTGCATACCGATACCCCGGTGAAAAAAGGGGAGCAGGTCGCTGCCACCCGCCTGATTCCTCTGGTGGGGGAACGCTCCTTGATTGAAGAGGCTGTGGCCATTGCTACGTCTGTCGAGCCTACCAAAGCTGGAAAGAAGGTCGTCCGGGTTTTGCCGCTGAAAAAGGTCAAGGCCGGACTGGTAGTCACTGGCAGTGAGGTCTATTACGGCAGGATTGAGGATAAATTCGAAGCAGTGCTGCGGGAGAAGATGACAGAGCTGGGCTCGGAAGTGGTGCGGGTGGGCTTTGCCCCGGATGATGCAAGCCGCATTGCCGAAGAAATCCGTCTTTGCCTGGAAGCCGGGGCTGATCTGATTATCACCTCCGGGGGAATGTCTGTGGATCCAGACGATGTGACCCGAACCGGTATCCGCGAGGCTGGGGCTGTTGATACGGTGTACGGTACACCGGTCCTGCCCGGTGCCATGTTTCTTGTGGGTCGGATAGGAGATGTGCCGATTTTTGGCCTGCCTGCCTGCGGTATGTTTCATAAAATAACCGTGTTTGATCTGATCCTTCCTCGTATTCTCACCGGTGAATCCATCGGTCGGGAGCAGTTTGCCGCCATGGGCCACGGAGGCCTTTGCCGTAATTGTAAACATTGCCAGTACCCGGTCTGTAATTTCGGTAAATAA
- a CDS encoding delta-60 repeat domain-containing protein translates to MSLCPIKCPMKLVALCLLLFSVFTAETFAASLDTGFGDNGKVAVDLGSYGDQANAVLVQPDGKILVGGSTSNTIDLDFMVFRLRADGSFDTEFNIDGTVSTAVGSHDDEVFALALQENGKILAAGYSSNNGSRDFAVARYNIDGSLDRKFGLEGMVVTAVSDSDDEITGIAVQPDGKILMTGTALGDEGRVVVLSRYQSNGTPDHTFADEGFTLSAVGTDARAESLLLTEEGRILVAGTYSEEKKNEKQETALMVLGYDENGDLDTSFGYEGVTVPLDGAVASAGYGMALRDDGSILVAGSVGEDGTRDGALFLFGEGGLPDRTFGDKGVLVTSDEGDTVFYDVLVTEEMIAATGVTVGEDGMREALLVTYAKGEGVNSEQLFQQQVAGVSADAAEAAEEGLQETEPVAQIVTTEVDNEEDYAFSLAAADAGSVVVVGSSGSQEVASAAVRKYTIFQSSVSGTSWKTATGNASVLTGEAQDVTRTTALIPGEVLAGLGTVTERGVVFSIDPLPVLKDGESTTDDTADDTTDDTTDDTTTDDTTSASDEIGPSITSSTESSFSTTEPVILVVSTDENATCRYNARYDEDYGEMGGILSSSFGTGHHLVLGTLAEGEYTFYVRCKDEEGNLSTSGTPVIFEVSADDTGAPVRSDLSPSGTVSSTSVTLSLSTDVAATCKYTESDSRMDYNDMKKEFDATGGTIHSETVSSHIAGESYIYYVRCKSISTGAVNTTSSEISFTVDTTPPDITDTTDGSFASSDSVVLSVTTDEEATCKYDVTDDTYDSMTNEFSSSLDGMTHTVDLGIGTLSEDTHTYYVRCQDTAATPNQNLESTVISFEVTAQLNTENSTDFYAAQDFPAADMRNIFSMSLETVGNLFISTAIAQDDTSTTTTTTDSSTDTTDADTEDSDFLEEGNVEEGSGTGKFTARLEDLKPGTFFYARAYAVVGGTTYYGNQIGFQAADSCFVATAAYGSLFHPAVQLLRDFRDRFMLDNPVSRSLVHLYYRYSPPIADVISSNTILRPVTRALLMPIVGSAWLTMRFGWLWLILPAAAMALLSWLGMRRMQVVRKEEL, encoded by the coding sequence ATGAGCCTTTGCCCTATCAAATGCCCGATGAAACTTGTCGCCCTTTGTCTGCTGTTATTTTCTGTTTTTACTGCTGAAACCTTTGCTGCCTCCCTTGATACCGGCTTCGGAGATAACGGGAAGGTTGCTGTGGATCTCGGATCATACGGTGACCAGGCCAATGCAGTGCTTGTTCAGCCTGACGGTAAAATCTTGGTGGGTGGGTCCACCTCCAATACTATTGATTTGGATTTTATGGTTTTTCGGCTCCGTGCTGATGGGTCCTTTGATACAGAATTTAATATTGACGGTACCGTCTCCACAGCAGTTGGGTCCCATGATGATGAGGTCTTTGCCCTGGCCCTTCAGGAGAACGGCAAGATCCTCGCGGCAGGGTACAGCAGCAATAACGGAAGTCGGGATTTTGCAGTGGCTCGTTATAATATTGACGGTTCGCTTGACCGGAAATTCGGTCTGGAAGGGATGGTGGTGACTGCGGTCAGCGATTCTGATGACGAGATCACCGGTATTGCCGTGCAACCGGACGGTAAGATCCTGATGACCGGGACCGCCTTGGGCGACGAAGGACGGGTGGTGGTTCTGTCCCGCTACCAGAGCAACGGAACACCGGATCATACCTTTGCCGATGAGGGCTTCACTCTCAGTGCTGTGGGCACGGATGCCCGAGCTGAAAGCCTGTTGTTGACCGAAGAGGGACGTATTCTTGTTGCCGGTACCTATAGTGAGGAGAAGAAAAACGAGAAGCAAGAGACCGCACTCATGGTGCTTGGTTATGATGAAAACGGCGATTTAGACACCTCCTTTGGTTATGAGGGCGTGACCGTGCCCCTTGATGGCGCTGTGGCCAGTGCCGGCTACGGTATGGCGCTCCGGGATGACGGCAGTATTCTGGTTGCTGGCTCTGTCGGAGAAGACGGGACACGGGATGGGGCGTTGTTCCTCTTTGGTGAGGGCGGGTTGCCGGACAGGACTTTTGGAGATAAGGGGGTTCTGGTTACAAGTGACGAGGGTGATACGGTCTTCTATGATGTCTTAGTGACTGAGGAGATGATTGCGGCGACCGGGGTGACGGTTGGCGAAGACGGGATGCGCGAGGCTCTACTGGTCACCTATGCAAAAGGGGAAGGCGTGAACAGCGAGCAGCTCTTTCAGCAGCAGGTAGCGGGTGTCTCAGCAGATGCAGCGGAGGCAGCTGAAGAAGGTTTGCAAGAGACCGAGCCGGTTGCTCAGATCGTGACCACAGAAGTGGATAATGAAGAAGATTATGCCTTTTCCCTTGCTGCGGCTGATGCAGGCAGTGTGGTTGTGGTCGGTTCCAGCGGTTCCCAGGAGGTCGCCAGTGCTGCGGTCCGTAAGTATACTATCTTTCAGTCAAGTGTTTCTGGAACATCCTGGAAAACAGCCACTGGTAATGCCTCTGTCCTGACCGGTGAGGCCCAGGACGTGACCCGGACAACAGCTCTCATTCCGGGCGAGGTTCTTGCCGGGCTGGGCACGGTGACGGAGCGGGGGGTGGTGTTCAGTATTGATCCTCTTCCTGTTTTGAAAGACGGTGAGAGTACTACCGATGATACGGCGGACGACACGACGGATGATACCACCGACGATACAACAACCGATGATACTACCTCTGCGAGCGATGAAATCGGGCCGAGCATAACCAGCAGCACAGAGAGTTCTTTTTCAACAACAGAGCCGGTTATTTTGGTCGTTTCTACGGATGAGAATGCAACCTGTCGGTACAATGCTCGGTATGACGAGGATTATGGGGAAATGGGGGGCATTCTTTCCTCTTCCTTTGGTACAGGGCATCATCTTGTTTTAGGAACGCTTGCGGAAGGGGAGTATACCTTCTATGTACGTTGTAAGGATGAAGAAGGGAATTTAAGTACCTCAGGAACCCCGGTAATCTTTGAAGTCTCAGCGGATGACACTGGAGCGCCGGTACGTAGTGATCTGTCTCCCAGCGGTACGGTTTCAAGTACTTCTGTCACTCTCAGTTTAAGTACAGATGTTGCTGCAACCTGTAAGTATACAGAGTCTGATTCGAGGATGGATTACAATGATATGAAGAAAGAGTTCGATGCTACGGGTGGAACAATCCATTCAGAGACAGTGTCGAGTCATATTGCCGGGGAATCTTATATATACTATGTACGGTGCAAAAGCATTTCAACAGGAGCTGTAAATACCACCAGTAGTGAAATTTCTTTTACTGTTGATACCACGCCTCCAGATATTACAGATACTACGGATGGTTCGTTTGCCTCAAGTGACTCTGTTGTGCTATCTGTAACGACAGATGAAGAAGCGACATGTAAGTATGACGTTACAGATGATACCTATGACTCTATGACAAACGAGTTTTCCTCAAGTTTAGATGGAATGACACATACTGTGGACTTAGGAATAGGAACTCTGTCAGAAGATACACATACTTATTATGTCCGCTGCCAAGACACAGCAGCAACGCCGAATCAAAACCTAGAGAGTACGGTAATCTCTTTTGAAGTTACTGCTCAACTTAATACTGAAAATTCCACAGACTTCTATGCAGCTCAAGATTTTCCTGCTGCTGATATGCGGAACATTTTCAGTATGAGTCTGGAAACCGTGGGCAACCTGTTCATCAGCACCGCTATCGCCCAAGATGACACGAGCACGACGACGACTACTACCGATAGCAGCACCGACACCACTGACGCAGACACCGAGGATAGCGATTTCTTAGAAGAGGGCAATGTTGAGGAAGGCTCAGGTACCGGCAAGTTCACCGCCAGACTGGAAGACCTCAAGCCCGGCACCTTTTTCTATGCCCGAGCCTATGCCGTGGTTGGTGGCACCACCTATTACGGTAATCAAATCGGTTTCCAGGCCGCAGATTCCTGCTTTGTGGCCACAGCAGCCTATGGTTCTCTCTTTCATCCCGCAGTCCAACTCCTTCGGGATTTCCGGGATCGCTTTATGCTCGACAACCCGGTGAGTCGTTCTTTGGTGCATTTGTATTATCGCTATTCTCCGCCCATTGCCGACGTCATCAGCAGCAACACGATCTTGCGCCCCGTCACCAGGGCTCTGCTGATGCCCATTGTCGGTTCAGCGTGGCTGACCATGCGCTTTGGTTGGTTGTGGTTAATCCTGCCTGCGGCGGCTATGGCTCTGTTGAGCTGGCTCGGAATGCGGAGGATGCAGGTAGTGCGAAAGGAAGAGTTGTAA